In Streptomyces rapamycinicus NRRL 5491, the genomic stretch GATCGCTGCTGTAGGACAACGTCGGCGAGGTCGTCGGTGGGATCGATGTTCCTTCCGGGTCAGAGCGGCACGGCGCCCGTCGCCAGAGCCGCGGCGGTCATCACGAGCGTCGTCCCGAATGCCCAGCGGAAGAGGAAGCGCTGGTGCTCCCCGAGCTGTACGCCGCTCATGCTCAGGAGGATGAAGGTCGCGGCGGTGAGCGGGCTCAGCGGGAAGCCGGTGGTCATCTGGCCGAGGACGGCGGCGCGGGCGATCTCGGCGTGGTCGGTGCCGAAGGCGTCGGCGGTCCCGGCGAGCACCGGCAGCACCCCGAAGTAGTAGGCGTCCGGGGTGAGGACGAGGCTCAGCGGCATGCTGGTGATGGCCACGAGCACCGGCAGATGGCCGCCGAGCCCGTCGGGGATGATGTCGACCAGCGCCTCGGCCATCTTCCCGATCATCCCCGTGCCGCCGAGGATGCCGGTGAACACCCCGGCCGCGAAGATCATGGTGATGACGAGCACCACGCTCTTGCCGTGCTTCTCCAGCAGCTCCTGCTGCTCCTCCCAGCGGGGGTGGTTGACCAGCAGCGCGAGGACGAAGGCGAAGACGAAGAGCACGGGCAGCGGCATGGCCTCCAGCACCAGGCAGACCAGCAGGGCCACGGTGAGCAGCAGATTGAAGAGGGTGAGCGCGAGACCGGGGCGGGCGGCGACCCGCGGTGTGCCGGGGCCGTCCCCGGCCGCCACCTCGGCGCGCGGGGCGGGCCCGAGGTCGCCGAGCCGCCGCCGCTCACGGCGTCCGATGAGATACGCGGCGAGCAGCACCCAGGCGATACCGGCGGCGAGGGCGGGCAGCAGCGGTGTGATGATGTCGGAGGTGTCGATCTTCAGGGCCGCGGCGGCGCGGGCCGTCGGCCCGCCCCACGGGATCATGTTCATCACGCCCGCGCCCAGGCCGACCACCCCGGCGAGCACCAACCGGCTCATGCCCAGCCGCTGATAGACGGGGAGCAGCGCGGAGATGGTGATGAGGAAGGTGGAGGCGCCGTCGCCGTCGAGCCCGACGCATACGGTCAGCACGGCGGTGCCGACCGTGATCCGCACCGGGTCGTTCCTGGTGGCGCGGAGGATGCCGCGGATCAGTGGTTCGAAGAGGCCCGCGTCGATCATCAGGCTGAAATAGAGCACCGCGAAGGCGATCATGATGCCGGTCGGGGCGACCTTGGACAGCCCGTCGAGCGCCATCGGGCCCAAGTCGTCGCCGTATCCGCCGATGACCGCGGTGGCCACGGGCGTGAGGACGAGGGCCACCAGCACCGAGACCCGTTTGAACATGGTGAGCAGCAGGAAGCCGCCGATCGTGCAGAACCCCAGTGCTGCCAGCATGGCCGCTCGCTTCCTCGTCCGGTCGGGTGCTGCCGAAGAGTTTCCGAGCGGGGAAAGATCCGCGTCCAGCATCGAACACAGATCTATCCATGCGTTTCGCGCAACAGTTCCCCCGCCCGGCCGCCGCGCCTACGCTCACGGACCATGGACGTCACCCTGCGCCAGCTGACCGCGTACGCCGCGGTCGCGCGCGCCGTGAGCTTCACCGCGGCCGCCGCCGAACTGCATGTGTCCCAGTCGTCGCTGAGCCGTGCGGTCGCCGATCTGGAACGGACGCTGGGGATGCGGCTGCTGGAACGGGACACCCGCAATGTGCGGCTCACCCCGGCGGGCGCCGAGGCGCTGCGCATCGCCGACCAGATCCTCTCCGCGCACCGCGCGGGCCTGGCCCAGCTGGGTCGCTACGGCGCCGGTGAGCGCGGCGCGGTGGCCCTGGCGACCCTGCCCTCGGTCGCGGCCGTGCTGCTGCCGCCGGTGATCTCCGCCTTCCGCGCCCGGCGCCCGGAGATGACCGTACGGCTGCTGGACGGGCTGGAGCGCTCGGTGCTGGACCGGGTGATCGACGGGGACGCCGACTTCGCGGTCAGCACGGTGGCCCGGCGCGCCCCGGGCATCACACTGCGGCCGCTGGTGCGGGACCGCTTCGACGCGGTGCTCCCGGAGCACCATCCGCTGGCCGAGCGGGCGGACGTGACCTGGGAGGAGCTGGGCCGGGAGCCGTTCCTCGCGGTGGGCACCGACTCCAGCGTGCGCCGGATGACCGACGCGGCCTTCGCCCAGACGGGGATGGAGGCGACCCCGGCGGCCGAGGCGTCGAACGTGGCCACGGTGGGCGGTCTGGTGGCGGCCGGGCTCGGCGTCTCCGCGCTGCCCGCCCTGGTCCATCCGCTGGTGGGGCCGGGCCGACTGGTGCGGCGCCCACTGGTGGAGCCGGTGGTGGAGCGCCGGCTGTACGTCGTCCTGCCGACGCGCCGCACGCTTCCGCCGGGGGCGCGTCGCTTCCTGGAGCAGCTGGAGGAGTTCCGCTCCGCGGCGGACGCCTTGCCGACGGGGGTGGTGTGGGAGGAGGCGGGCGAGGACCGGTGAGGGCGCCGGGGGCACACCGCCGGGCGGCGATGGCGGCGATGGCGGCGACCCTTGCGAGATCCGCATGAATTGATCCCCTTTCATTGCTGGACGTGCATACGCCCCGCCCCGCAGCCTGGCCGCATGGAGGACCAGACCAGCACAGGGCAGGGACAGCTCACAGGGCTGAAGGTGGTGGAGTTCGCTCATGTGGTGGCGGGCCCCCTCGCCGGGGGGATGCTCGCCGACCAGGGCGCGGACGTCGTCCACGTGGAGCCGCCGGGTTCCGGTGACGCGGCGCGGGCGATGGGCCCGCGACGTGACGGCGTACCGCTCTGGTTCAAGGTTGCGGGCCGCAACAAGCGCTCGGTGACCCTGGATCTGCACCACGAGGAGGGCCGGGAGGTCGCCCGGGAGCTGATCGCCTGGGCGGATGTGGTGATCGTGACGCTGCGGGCGGGCCGGCTGCGCGCCTGGGGACTGGACTGGGAGGCCGTCCACGCGCTCAACCCCACCGCGATCCTGCTCCAGATCTCCGGTTTCGGCGCCACCTCCTCGCGGGCCGACGCCCCGGGCTTCGGGAAGATGGGCGAGGCCCGCAGCGGGGTGGTGCATCTGACCGGCTTCCCCGAAGGCCCGCCCGTGCACACCGGCTTCTCGCACGGCGACGCGGTCACCGGGCTGATGGGCGCGTTCGCGGTCCTGGCCGCGCTGCACCGCCGTGACACCGATCCGGACTCCTTCGACGGCGAGTGGATCGACCTGGCGCTGTTCGAGCCGCTGTACCGCCTGGTGGAGTGGCAGATCATCGCGTACGACCAGCTCGGTACGGCCCCCGAGCGGGCCGGCAACCAGTTGGCCGTCGCCCCGGCCGCCGTCATCAACACCTACCGCAGCGCCGACGGCGACTGGCTCACCGTCACCTCCGCCACCACCCGCTCGGTGCGCAATGTGGTGCGGCTGCTGGGCCTGCCCGACGAGGAGTTCACCACCGTGGAGCAGCAGCACGCGGGACGCGAGCGGCTCGACGCGGCGCTGCGGGAGTGGGTGGCGGCGCGCCCGGCGGCCGAGTGCCTGGCGGCGTTCGAGCGGGCCGAGGTGGTGGCCTCACGCGTGTTCACCGCCGCCGACATCGTCGCCGACCCGGTCTACGCCGAACGCGAGGACATCATCACGGTGGACGACCCCGACCTCGGCCCGGTGCGGATGCAGGCAGTGATCCCGCGCTTCCACCGCTCCCCCGGCGCGGTGTGGCGGACCGGCCCCGCGCTCGGCGCGGACAACGCGCTGGTCTACGGGGAGTGGCTGGGCATCGACGGCGGACGGCTGGCGAAGCTGGAGGCAGAGGGTGTCATCTGACGGCGCGACGACTCCCCGTATCCCCCTGCGCTCCCTGCTCTTCGTGCCCGGCAGCCGCACCGGCTGGCTGCCCAAGGCGGAGGCGGCGGGCGCCGACGCGGCCATCCTCGACCTGGAGGACGCCGTCCCGGAGGACGGCAAGGCGGCGGCGCGCGAGGCGGTGGCCGCGGCCGTCGACCGGGCGGCCGGGGCGCCCCCCGGTCCGATGCGGCTGCTGGTACGGATCAACGCGCTGGACCGCGCGGCGGGCTGGCAGGGCGCCGACGAGCTGCGGGCGGTCGCCCGGCCCGGGCTCTACGGCATCGTGCTGCCCAAGGTGAGCGGCCCCGAGGACGTGACCACCGCCGACCGGCTGCTGGCCTGGTGCGAGCGCGAACACGGCCTGCCCGAGGGCCATTTCGCCCTGCTGCCGCTGCTGGAGACGGCACGCGGGCTGCGCGAGGCGTACGCCATCGGCCGGGCCGCCGCCCGGATCGCCCATCTGGGCGCGGTGGCCGCGCCTGACGGGGATGTGGAACGCGCGGTCGGCTACCGCTGGAGCCCGGGGGGCGAGGAGACCCGCGAGCTACGGGCCCGGGTGCTGCTCGACGCCCGCGCCGCGGACCGCCCCCATCCGGTGGCCGGGCTGTGGACGGACGTGGCGGACCTCGCGGGACTACGGCGCTTCGCGGAGCAGAACCGTGCGCTGGGGTACGAGGGGATGGCGGTGATCCACCCGTCGCATGTGCCGGTGGTCAACGAGGTGTTCTCGCCGGACGCGGAGGAGCTGGCCCGCTGCCGGCGGCTGATCGCGGCGGTGGAGCGGGCGCAGGCGGAAGGGACCGGGGCGGTGCGCTTCGAGGGGCGGATGGTGGACGAGGCGATGGCGGCCACGGCCCGCCGGACCCTGGCCCGCCACGACCGGGGCTGAGGGCCGCCGCCCCCCATGCGCCCCGGCCGGAGCCGATGAGTTTCGCCGTGGTCCGGAGTCATAGGCAGAGAGGTAAGAAGCGATGCCGCCGGACGGGAGTGCCATGAGGATCGTCGTCATCAACCACGTCACCCTGGACGGTGTCACACAAGGGCCCGGCCGGGCCGATGAGGACACTCGCGAGGGGTTCGCCCAGGGCGGCTGGGCCGCCGAGCGGGGCGGGGACGAGGCCGTCGGGCGGGAGTGGGGGCGGCGGCTGGCCGCCAGCAGTGGGTATCTGCTGGGGCGCCGCACGTACCAGGAGGTTCTGGGCCACTGGAATACCCAAGGCGGCCCGTTCCGCGACGCCCTCAACAACGCCCCCAAGTACGTCGCGTCCAACACCCTGGCCGAGCCCCTGCCGTGGCCCAACTCCACACTGCTCAGTGGCGACATCCCCGCGGCGGTCGCCGAGCTCAAGCAGACCCCCGGCGACGACCTGCACATCATGGGCAGCGGCGCGCTGATCCAGTCACTTTCCCCGCTGGGCCTCATCGACGAATACCTGCTCTGCGTCCACCCGCTCGTCCTGGGCACCGGGCGCCGCCTGTTCGCCGACGGCTTCGGTCCCATCGCGTTCGGTCTCGCCGACGCGACCCCGACGGCCACCGGCGTCATCATCGCCACCTATCGGCCCCTCGCAGGGTAGAACGCGGGTCCTCCGAGTCAGGAGCACAGCGAGCGACCGCGCTGTGATCACCACGGTGGAGGCCAGGGCGGCCACGGAAGCTCGACCTCCGCCTGGACGGCCACGGACACCGGCGCGTCCTCGCGGTGCTCACCTACCTGCGCGCCTGACCGTCCGATGCCCCGGGTCGAGGAGCAGCTTCGCGGCCACCGTCGTCCCGTCGGTGCGCATTCTGGCCGCCACGGACCTCGCCCGGGCCCTTGGGGCCGCACCGCCGAAGCGGGGCCCTGGCCGAGGGCTGTGCCACTCGGCTACTTCCAGGAGAGCGCCCAGGTCGAGCACTACACAATTTGCGTCTGGCGCAAGGTCCGTGGAGGCCGCCGACTCTCCGCGGCTGTCACGAGAAGTATTGAGGCCGATCACGGGAAGTAAGGCCAGCGAGCCCCGGGGCCTCAACATGACGCCCGGCAATCCGGCGCTCCGGCCAGCGGGCACGGGCATACATCGCCCGGGTCTCCGGTGGGGTCTCCGGCGGACTCTCGTACCCGCCCGGGGCGTCCGGCCGTACCCGCCAGCACGAGGCCCCCGGAGGCGCAGTCCCGGGCCTTCAGTTCGTCGAACCGCCCGGCTCTATCTCCTTAGGCTGCTCCGGAAGCAGCCGGTTGACCATCATTTCCGGGGCCGCGTCCATGCCGAGTGCTTTCATGGCGGCAGCAGAGTTGAGATCGTCCCTCTGCTTCGAGTCTGCAACCCGCTCGATGAACGTCGTCGCGATTTCGAGCTTGTGATCGATGTCGATCTTCTTCTCGTTGTCCTCGGCCGCCTTCGTCAGATTGGCCATGGTCCGCTTCGAGTGGAGCGCCAGCGCACCACCGCCGATCGTGATCAATGCACCCGTCAGGCTCGTCATCAACGGCAGGTAGCTGAGGTCAGGATTACCGGCGTGAACCAGCGCCAGCACTCCCCCCGCAAGGATGATTAGGGAGCCGCCGGTCATGAACAACACGCTCAGGCGGAACGTCCACTCTGCCTGCTTCAGCGTGTGGTTCAGGAAGTCGAAGTGGAACTTCTGTCGCCGTTCGGGAAGGCTTAGACCGCGAGAAGCCTGATAAACACGCCCGCTATTGACACTTCCATTGATGTGGATGTTGCTGATGACGCCCGACTGCACCACCGAACCGTGCATCATCCCACCAGAGATCTCGGACTCAGGGATGCTGTCATCGTCGTCTGTGGTGTCCGCCATCTTCAGCCCCCGTTCACAACAGCTGACGTAAAGCCAACTCACACCAGCATAACGGGAGTCACCGGAGTGGGTGCCTGCTCTCGATGACGGCTGACCTCAGAAGGGCACGCCAGCGCGCTTGGCCAGCCGCGTAAGCCTCGGGTTGCTGCGTCGGTGCAGCGACGTGAGCACACGCATCAGCTC encodes the following:
- a CDS encoding CitMHS family transporter produces the protein MLAALGFCTIGGFLLLTMFKRVSVLVALVLTPVATAVIGGYGDDLGPMALDGLSKVAPTGIMIAFAVLYFSLMIDAGLFEPLIRGILRATRNDPVRITVGTAVLTVCVGLDGDGASTFLITISALLPVYQRLGMSRLVLAGVVGLGAGVMNMIPWGGPTARAAAALKIDTSDIITPLLPALAAGIAWVLLAAYLIGRRERRRLGDLGPAPRAEVAAGDGPGTPRVAARPGLALTLFNLLLTVALLVCLVLEAMPLPVLFVFAFVLALLVNHPRWEEQQELLEKHGKSVVLVITMIFAAGVFTGILGGTGMIGKMAEALVDIIPDGLGGHLPVLVAITSMPLSLVLTPDAYYFGVLPVLAGTADAFGTDHAEIARAAVLGQMTTGFPLSPLTAATFILLSMSGVQLGEHQRFLFRWAFGTTLVMTAAALATGAVPL
- a CDS encoding LysR family transcriptional regulator → MDVTLRQLTAYAAVARAVSFTAAAAELHVSQSSLSRAVADLERTLGMRLLERDTRNVRLTPAGAEALRIADQILSAHRAGLAQLGRYGAGERGAVALATLPSVAAVLLPPVISAFRARRPEMTVRLLDGLERSVLDRVIDGDADFAVSTVARRAPGITLRPLVRDRFDAVLPEHHPLAERADVTWEELGREPFLAVGTDSSVRRMTDAAFAQTGMEATPAAEASNVATVGGLVAAGLGVSALPALVHPLVGPGRLVRRPLVEPVVERRLYVVLPTRRTLPPGARRFLEQLEEFRSAADALPTGVVWEEAGEDR
- a CDS encoding CaiB/BaiF CoA transferase family protein, with product MEDQTSTGQGQLTGLKVVEFAHVVAGPLAGGMLADQGADVVHVEPPGSGDAARAMGPRRDGVPLWFKVAGRNKRSVTLDLHHEEGREVARELIAWADVVIVTLRAGRLRAWGLDWEAVHALNPTAILLQISGFGATSSRADAPGFGKMGEARSGVVHLTGFPEGPPVHTGFSHGDAVTGLMGAFAVLAALHRRDTDPDSFDGEWIDLALFEPLYRLVEWQIIAYDQLGTAPERAGNQLAVAPAAVINTYRSADGDWLTVTSATTRSVRNVVRLLGLPDEEFTTVEQQHAGRERLDAALREWVAARPAAECLAAFERAEVVASRVFTAADIVADPVYAEREDIITVDDPDLGPVRMQAVIPRFHRSPGAVWRTGPALGADNALVYGEWLGIDGGRLAKLEAEGVI
- a CDS encoding HpcH/HpaI aldolase/citrate lyase family protein; translated protein: MSSDGATTPRIPLRSLLFVPGSRTGWLPKAEAAGADAAILDLEDAVPEDGKAAAREAVAAAVDRAAGAPPGPMRLLVRINALDRAAGWQGADELRAVARPGLYGIVLPKVSGPEDVTTADRLLAWCEREHGLPEGHFALLPLLETARGLREAYAIGRAAARIAHLGAVAAPDGDVERAVGYRWSPGGEETRELRARVLLDARAADRPHPVAGLWTDVADLAGLRRFAEQNRALGYEGMAVIHPSHVPVVNEVFSPDAEELARCRRLIAAVERAQAEGTGAVRFEGRMVDEAMAATARRTLARHDRG
- a CDS encoding dihydrofolate reductase family protein, yielding MRIVVINHVTLDGVTQGPGRADEDTREGFAQGGWAAERGGDEAVGREWGRRLAASSGYLLGRRTYQEVLGHWNTQGGPFRDALNNAPKYVASNTLAEPLPWPNSTLLSGDIPAAVAELKQTPGDDLHIMGSGALIQSLSPLGLIDEYLLCVHPLVLGTGRRLFADGFGPIAFGLADATPTATGVIIATYRPLAG
- a CDS encoding TRADD-N-associated membrane domain-containing protein, whose product is MADTTDDDDSIPESEISGGMMHGSVVQSGVISNIHINGSVNSGRVYQASRGLSLPERRQKFHFDFLNHTLKQAEWTFRLSVLFMTGGSLIILAGGVLALVHAGNPDLSYLPLMTSLTGALITIGGGALALHSKRTMANLTKAAEDNEKKIDIDHKLEIATTFIERVADSKQRDDLNSAAAMKALGMDAAPEMMVNRLLPEQPKEIEPGGSTN